A single window of Methanoregula sp. DNA harbors:
- a CDS encoding pro-sigmaK processing inhibitor BofA family protein produces the protein MSAILITIMVIVAVVAIAYYLVKKLSVLLINAILGLIFLVILNFFHVMNWIGKPDLGYSLATLLICVVGGLPGVVILVLLSILGINV, from the coding sequence ATGAGTGCAATCCTCATCACCATAATGGTCATTGTCGCGGTGGTCGCCATCGCATACTATCTTGTCAAGAAGCTCTCCGTCCTGCTGATAAACGCAATTCTCGGGCTTATTTTTTTGGTTATCCTAAACTTCTTCCATGTCATGAACTGGATCGGAAAACCCGACCTTGGCTACAGCCTCGCAACGCTCCTGATCTGTGTGGTGGGTGGCCTGCCAGGTGTCGTGATCCTCGTCCTGTTATCGATTCTGGGGATCAACGTCTGA
- a CDS encoding type II/IV secretion system ATPase subunit gives MQVKDLINKLSKSKSLQKKPETEEPVQAKPDLHPALVTEDDTLPAKKPGLKIPDALTSLLQRREKQEYEEYDVEKHGSLVDAHIPEWHELLEQYWVEKGRSLIFITLNRKTNQNEYLLFEPTLSEFERELLERIHEDLRDVLILSTDEIQKDRKKILFDKMYALLNEYGLTLDPVTLFKLQYYLLRNFIGWSRIDALMKDPQLEDISCDGNDIPLFLYHRKYRNIKTNIAFESDVLNSLAITLAQRSGKHISTGSPMLDATLPEGSRLNLTLGTEVTTRGTSFTIRKFREEPYSPIELLDYGTFNVDELVYFWLAIENNKSLLFIGGTASGKTTSLNAVSMFIPPVAKVVSIEDTREITLYHENWIASVTRPALMEGGSAIDMFDLLRAAMRQRPEYILVGEVRGQEAQTLFQAMNTGHTTFSTMHAGSVDAAIHRLESEPLNVPRNMVQALNIISVQGLIYRGTERVRRAQEIVEIAGLDPSTGNLRVNNVFVYDPVHDRYAYTGRSQIYAEIAERRGWSRDQVESEIRIRRQILDAMQKQGIYDYITVASLFHLFHIDRQRVLDNLSDLRKVSQ, from the coding sequence ATGCAGGTCAAGGATCTCATCAATAAATTGTCAAAGTCAAAATCATTGCAAAAAAAACCAGAAACAGAAGAACCGGTACAGGCAAAACCAGATCTTCACCCCGCACTGGTAACAGAAGATGATACCCTTCCTGCAAAAAAACCCGGCCTTAAAATTCCCGATGCCCTTACCTCCCTTTTACAGCGCAGGGAAAAACAGGAATACGAAGAATATGATGTTGAAAAGCATGGGTCCCTTGTCGATGCACATATTCCTGAATGGCACGAGCTCCTCGAGCAGTACTGGGTAGAGAAAGGGCGATCGCTCATCTTCATCACGCTGAACCGGAAGACCAATCAGAACGAGTACCTGTTGTTTGAACCCACCCTCTCTGAGTTCGAACGCGAGCTCCTTGAACGAATTCATGAAGATCTCCGGGATGTCCTGATTCTCTCGACTGACGAGATCCAAAAGGATCGAAAAAAGATCCTGTTTGACAAGATGTACGCCCTGTTGAATGAATACGGGCTCACCCTTGATCCAGTCACCCTGTTTAAGCTCCAGTACTACCTGCTTCGGAACTTCATCGGCTGGTCACGCATCGATGCACTCATGAAGGACCCTCAGCTGGAGGACATATCCTGTGATGGTAACGATATCCCCCTTTTTCTTTACCATCGGAAATACCGGAACATCAAGACGAATATTGCCTTTGAGTCCGACGTGCTAAACTCGCTTGCGATCACCCTTGCCCAGAGATCCGGCAAGCATATTTCGACCGGCTCTCCGATGCTGGATGCAACCCTGCCGGAAGGATCGCGACTTAACCTGACGCTGGGCACCGAGGTTACCACACGCGGGACTTCCTTTACTATACGTAAATTCCGGGAGGAGCCCTATTCGCCGATTGAACTTCTGGACTACGGGACATTCAATGTCGACGAGCTGGTCTATTTCTGGCTTGCCATCGAGAATAATAAAAGCCTGCTTTTCATTGGGGGTACGGCATCCGGAAAGACAACATCCCTTAATGCAGTCTCCATGTTCATCCCCCCGGTGGCAAAGGTGGTGAGTATCGAGGATACACGTGAGATCACCCTCTATCATGAGAACTGGATCGCAAGCGTGACACGCCCGGCACTGATGGAGGGAGGTTCTGCAATCGACATGTTTGACCTCCTGCGGGCTGCGATGCGCCAGCGGCCGGAGTACATCCTTGTCGGAGAAGTGAGAGGGCAGGAAGCCCAGACGCTCTTTCAGGCGATGAACACCGGGCACACGACCTTTTCGACCATGCATGCGGGGAGTGTCGATGCCGCCATCCATCGGCTCGAATCAGAACCGCTGAATGTGCCCCGGAATATGGTACAGGCTCTCAACATCATCAGTGTCCAGGGGCTCATCTACCGGGGGACCGAACGGGTCCGCCGCGCTCAGGAGATCGTGGAGATTGCGGGGCTTGATCCATCAACCGGCAACCTCAGGGTGAACAATGTCTTTGTCTATGATCCGGTTCACGACCGGTACGCCTATACCGGTAGATCCCAGATCTATGCCGAAATCGCCGAACGGCGCGGGTGGTCGCGGGATCAGGTCGAGTCCGAGATCAGGATCCGGCGGCAGATCCTCGATGCGATGCAGAAGCAGGGTATCTATGATTATATCACTGTTGCATCGCTCTTCCACCTTTTCCATATCGACCGGCAACGGGTTCTCGACAACCTTTCTGACCTCCGCAAGGTATCCCAATGA
- a CDS encoding ribose-phosphate diphosphokinase, whose protein sequence is MKIISTEPSQVLAGRIADAAKTSIIDVKFSRFPDGELYLCANGLEEDMVIVGSVVDSDSLVQLVLLIDACEGLNNQLVIPYMGYARQDKRFKAGEPISARAISRVLSHGVNRCITVNIHDKRVLSYFDIPASDISLANDIGSYINSMGFDDPLILAPDDGAAAFAKAVAAYGSWDQDHLNKTRISGDEVRIAPRTLSAADRSVIIVDDIISTGGTIATAAAMLREQGACDVFAACVHGVLTGGAFARLKASGIQEVVCSDTIERGCSRFSAADRIVEALAQ, encoded by the coding sequence ATGAAGATTATTTCCACTGAACCATCTCAGGTCCTCGCAGGCCGGATTGCCGATGCAGCCAAAACCAGCATAATTGATGTGAAGTTTTCTCGGTTTCCTGACGGCGAATTGTACCTGTGCGCCAATGGGCTGGAGGAAGATATGGTTATTGTGGGAAGCGTAGTGGATTCCGATTCGCTTGTCCAGCTGGTGCTTCTCATTGATGCCTGTGAAGGGTTGAATAACCAGCTCGTGATTCCCTATATGGGGTATGCACGGCAGGACAAACGGTTCAAAGCCGGAGAGCCTATAAGTGCCCGTGCAATCTCGCGGGTGCTCAGCCATGGCGTTAACCGTTGTATCACGGTCAATATCCATGATAAACGGGTCCTTTCCTATTTTGACATCCCCGCATCGGACATCTCACTTGCCAACGATATTGGCAGCTACATCAATAGTATGGGTTTCGATGACCCCCTCATCCTCGCCCCTGATGACGGAGCAGCGGCATTCGCAAAGGCGGTCGCTGCATATGGTTCATGGGACCAGGACCACCTCAACAAGACGCGGATTTCTGGTGATGAAGTACGCATAGCGCCAAGAACCCTCTCCGCAGCAGATCGCTCGGTGATCATTGTTGACGACATTATTTCAACCGGAGGCACTATCGCAACTGCCGCTGCAATGCTCCGGGAGCAGGGTGCATGCGATGTCTTTGCCGCCTGCGTCCATGGCGTGCTCACCGGGGGGGCTTTTGCCCGCCTGAAGGCATCTGGAATTCAAGAGGTTGTGTGCAGCGACACCATAGAGCGCGGATGCAGCAGGTTCAGCGCAGCCGATCGTATTGTGGAGGCATTGGCACAATAA
- a CDS encoding metallopeptidase TldD-related protein, which yields MAWIDQILREGSRRVEEVEVFYGEGTAISADLKRKNVSIAIRSDECGFGIRTIDRGRIGSSTTQDPGQWQECLDAAIASGKLASPQQWGGLPPRYEFPDATFCYDPTMSVSPDTAYGLLEQMLDGAAEHPADVTSGSATISSMNETVANSNGVRYTHRHTGVSISLEAIKGQSTGSEFAQSCFNDIDPYSVGERAAFFASQSAGGTDIETGEYDVLLSPIAYAELLGAAFIPALSGKNVHAGRSHLANRLGEPVIDPQFSMYDDPFRKKGLGSRLWDAEGMPTRRIDFVREGILASFAYDLRTAYRYGKESTASALRSGAHGGTGIGHHNLIVDGPRTDVTDEPVIYVHSVVGAHTANPMSGDFSVEISNSFRMEDGKFQAPIRSAMLAGNIFSMHTEIGGISEEVRQIGSLVLPSIRLISQRIIGK from the coding sequence GTGGCATGGATTGACCAGATCCTGAGAGAGGGGTCACGACGGGTTGAAGAGGTTGAGGTTTTCTACGGCGAAGGGACTGCAATCTCGGCTGACCTGAAACGTAAAAACGTCAGTATTGCGATCCGGTCAGATGAATGTGGGTTCGGCATACGGACGATTGATAGGGGGCGGATCGGGTCGTCAACGACCCAGGATCCCGGGCAGTGGCAGGAGTGCCTCGATGCAGCGATCGCAAGCGGAAAACTTGCCTCACCACAGCAATGGGGCGGACTCCCCCCGCGCTATGAGTTTCCCGATGCGACATTTTGCTATGATCCCACAATGTCGGTCAGCCCCGATACGGCATATGGATTACTTGAACAGATGCTTGATGGTGCTGCCGAGCATCCCGCAGATGTCACATCAGGTTCAGCAACGATCTCATCAATGAATGAGACGGTTGCCAATAGCAACGGGGTACGATATACGCACCGGCATACCGGGGTGTCAATTTCGCTGGAAGCGATTAAGGGCCAGTCCACAGGCTCTGAGTTTGCCCAGTCCTGCTTCAACGATATCGACCCGTATTCCGTAGGGGAAAGAGCTGCGTTTTTTGCTTCCCAATCTGCTGGGGGGACCGATATTGAGACCGGAGAATATGACGTCCTGCTCTCCCCGATTGCCTATGCCGAGCTTCTGGGTGCGGCATTTATCCCAGCTCTCTCCGGAAAGAACGTGCATGCAGGGCGCTCACACCTTGCCAACCGGCTTGGAGAACCTGTCATCGACCCGCAGTTCTCCATGTATGACGACCCTTTCCGGAAAAAGGGGCTGGGGAGCAGGCTCTGGGATGCCGAGGGGATGCCGACCCGACGGATTGATTTTGTCAGGGAAGGTATCCTCGCCTCGTTTGCGTACGACCTTCGTACCGCATACCGGTACGGAAAAGAGAGTACTGCGAGCGCACTGCGGAGCGGGGCTCATGGCGGGACGGGAATCGGGCACCATAATCTCATTGTTGACGGGCCCAGAACAGATGTTACGGATGAACCCGTAATCTATGTCCATAGTGTTGTAGGGGCCCACACGGCAAACCCGATGAGCGGGGACTTTTCCGTGGAAATTTCAAACTCGTTCCGGATGGAGGATGGCAAGTTCCAGGCCCCTATCCGCAGTGCGATGCTTGCCGGTAACATCTTTTCAATGCATACAGAGATCGGCGGGATATCAGAAGAAGTGCGCCAGATCGGATCGCTCGTATTGCCGTCGATAAGATTAATTTCCCAGCGGATCATTGGTAAATAA
- a CDS encoding KaiC domain-containing protein, whose protein sequence is MSDERMKVGIIGLDDMLGGGLIPGSICAIIGTYGTGKTTFALQFIWEGLKKGEHIIYISLEEREERIFEYMLQKGWDIKPFMNKSLFVLKLDPTDFNLANNRIKNELPRLIKQVNAYRVVIDPISLFEDLFDSDSIRRQEMFRFVESMRDQKCTIMMTSETDKDNPFSSRHALIEYLADTVILLRYVRPSDLTDVHLALEVVKMRMSAHSREIKPYEIQQDQVLVYSEANVF, encoded by the coding sequence ATGAGCGATGAGCGGATGAAAGTCGGGATCATCGGGCTGGATGATATGCTGGGCGGCGGGCTCATCCCCGGGAGCATCTGTGCCATTATCGGGACATATGGTACCGGCAAGACGACGTTTGCACTCCAGTTTATCTGGGAGGGATTAAAAAAAGGCGAGCATATCATCTATATCAGCCTTGAGGAGCGGGAGGAACGGATCTTTGAATACATGCTCCAGAAGGGCTGGGATATCAAACCGTTCATGAACAAGTCCCTTTTTGTTCTAAAACTCGACCCCACAGATTTCAACCTCGCCAACAACAGGATCAAGAACGAACTCCCCCGCCTGATCAAGCAGGTGAACGCATATCGTGTTGTCATTGACCCAATCTCGCTGTTTGAGGATCTCTTTGACTCGGATTCGATCCGGCGCCAGGAGATGTTCCGGTTTGTTGAGAGCATGCGGGACCAGAAATGCACCATTATGATGACATCTGAAACCGACAAGGACAACCCTTTTTCCAGCCGTCATGCCCTCATTGAGTACCTTGCTGATACAGTAATCCTGCTCCGGTATGTCAGGCCATCTGACCTCACCGACGTCCATCTTGCCCTTGAAGTCGTGAAGATGCGCATGTCAGCACATTCCCGCGAGATCAAGCCCTACGAGATCCAGCAGGACCAGGTACTCGTGTATTCAGAAGCCAATGTGTTCTAG
- the lonB gene encoding ATP-dependent protease LonB, giving the protein MTDFKTVPEAPVGASSLIEVPAKLIDQVIGQEHAVEVIRKAAIQRRHVMMIGSPGTGKSMLAKAMAELLPKEELQDILVYPNSDDPNNPVIRTVAVGRGKQIVAAHKAEAKRKIQFRNTLLMLLIIGIIGYAFITFQWLMGIIAAAFIFMALRYSTPREEAMVPKLLVFNDNTSTAPFIDGTGSHAGALLGDVRHDPFQSGGLETPAHDRVEGGAIHRAHGGVLFIDEINLLDQHSQQSLLTALQEGEFPITGQSERSSGAMVRTEPVPCRFIMIAAGNLDAVQGMHPALRSRIRGYGYEVYMSESMEDNDENRRKYIRFIAQEVKNDGKIPHFDKSAIDEIIREARRRSNRKGHLTLKLRDIGGLIRVAGDIARQENAPFATADHVISAKETARSIEDQVSDDYIRRSREYELTVVEGTRIGRVNGLAVMGSDSGSVLPIMAEVTPAQGESGHIIATGIMEKRKEPSLTDEGSIVQQSIKNVSALIKKFTGKDIKNMDVHIQFIGTYMAEGDSASISIATAVISAIDGIPVRQDVAMTGSLSVRGDVLPVGGVTFKIEAAAKAGIKTILIPRMNIGDVLIEERYRPLVTVIPVDTINDVLKYALVPQNTEGFLSKLKKMAMRSTEALVDAPVINQTLA; this is encoded by the coding sequence GTGACAGACTTTAAAACCGTGCCTGAGGCTCCCGTTGGCGCTTCATCCCTTATCGAAGTTCCTGCCAAACTGATAGACCAGGTGATCGGCCAGGAGCATGCGGTTGAGGTTATACGGAAGGCAGCGATCCAGCGGCGGCATGTCATGATGATTGGCAGCCCCGGCACCGGAAAATCCATGCTCGCAAAAGCGATGGCGGAGCTTTTACCCAAGGAAGAACTGCAGGATATCCTCGTATACCCCAACTCTGACGACCCCAACAACCCGGTGATCCGGACGGTGGCTGTGGGCCGGGGAAAACAGATTGTCGCTGCCCATAAGGCAGAGGCAAAGCGCAAGATTCAGTTCCGCAATACTCTCCTGATGCTGCTCATCATCGGTATCATCGGGTATGCATTCATCACGTTCCAGTGGCTGATGGGGATCATTGCTGCGGCATTTATTTTTATGGCACTGCGGTACAGCACGCCCCGGGAAGAGGCTATGGTGCCCAAATTGCTGGTCTTTAATGATAACACGAGCACAGCCCCCTTCATTGATGGAACAGGATCCCATGCGGGGGCGCTCCTTGGCGATGTCCGGCACGACCCGTTCCAGAGCGGGGGGCTCGAGACTCCCGCACACGACCGGGTCGAAGGAGGTGCAATCCACCGTGCACATGGCGGGGTGCTTTTCATCGATGAGATAAACCTGTTAGATCAGCACTCCCAGCAGAGTTTACTAACGGCGCTTCAGGAGGGAGAGTTCCCCATCACCGGGCAGAGCGAACGTTCGAGCGGTGCGATGGTGAGGACAGAACCGGTTCCCTGCCGGTTCATCATGATCGCAGCGGGGAACCTTGACGCCGTCCAGGGAATGCACCCGGCACTGCGTTCCCGTATCCGCGGGTATGGATACGAAGTCTACATGTCGGAGAGTATGGAGGACAATGACGAAAACCGCCGGAAATATATCCGGTTTATTGCTCAGGAAGTTAAAAACGACGGTAAAATCCCTCATTTCGACAAGAGCGCGATAGATGAGATTATCCGTGAAGCACGCAGGCGATCGAACCGCAAGGGACACCTTACCCTGAAGCTCCGTGACATAGGCGGTCTGATTCGTGTGGCGGGGGATATCGCACGGCAGGAAAATGCACCGTTTGCTACAGCAGACCATGTGATTTCTGCGAAAGAAACAGCCAGATCCATTGAGGATCAGGTTTCGGATGATTATATCCGCAGGAGCCGGGAATATGAGCTCACCGTTGTAGAAGGGACAAGAATTGGCAGGGTAAACGGGCTGGCTGTTATGGGAAGCGATTCAGGTTCGGTACTTCCTATAATGGCAGAAGTCACCCCGGCACAGGGAGAAAGTGGACACATCATTGCCACCGGCATTATGGAGAAACGCAAAGAACCTTCACTAACAGATGAAGGGTCGATCGTTCAGCAATCGATAAAGAATGTTAGTGCCTTGATTAAGAAGTTCACAGGAAAGGACATCAAGAACATGGATGTCCACATCCAGTTTATCGGCACTTATATGGCGGAAGGAGATTCCGCTTCGATCAGTATTGCTACTGCTGTTATCAGCGCGATCGATGGGATTCCGGTCAGGCAGGATGTCGCGATGACCGGATCACTTTCTGTACGCGGTGATGTATTACCTGTTGGAGGAGTAACATTCAAGATCGAAGCAGCCGCAAAAGCGGGAATAAAAACTATCCTTATCCCCCGTATGAATATTGGTGATGTGCTGATTGAGGAGAGGTACCGCCCGCTGGTTACCGTCATTCCGGTGGACACCATTAATGACGTCTTAAAATACGCGCTTGTCCCGCAGAATACCGAAGGGTTCCTCTCCAAGCTCAAGAAGATGGCGATGCGCTCCACCGAAGCGCTTGTTGACGCACCCGTCATCAACCAGACTCTCGCATGA
- a CDS encoding type II secretion system F family protein: MNLRYYLRDRIRRDSVRYQNLHVDMISARMGMTVEQYLWRSVNIAVLCGLLLALFGFFFGGSIVLFLRSGNVGLYNVFNLQLPEFFYTAAFGQYIQVLTVVICFAAGTYVAYASLLKFPHIEKRNRSIRINLTLHNAVAYMYSMRRGGAQLMVIFRSLSENSNIYGEVALEFRQIVRDADFFGYDMVSAIRHLSETTPSEKLKNFLEDLLSVIESGGDMSEFMSMRVRLYQDEARFEQKQFLNFLSIVAESYVTIFVAGPLFLIIIMVVMGMIGGGAVVQLSMVTYALIPIGSLIFILLLDMISVKAEKSERYVKTKVLEEYADVRIVKRGGEASLFAQLAHYDKIRNFTHLLKHPFDSFVRNINHTFYITVPIALIYVVTMLISIPRYSDIEILIDVVDDHIVLALLIVLIPYAVFYEVWARKVTGIESLIPDFLERMAGINQVGLTIAQAIAIMVNTNLGLLSYEIRRIKQDMDWGANFTEALMRFEERVRTPSIARTVTLITKASEMSGSIGEVLSIASSDSKMTEVLRRERSTEMFIYTAIIYLSFFVFLAVVAVLTTQFLPVLANVSLGKLASAGSFSAISTIPIQTFGRLLFHTCLMQAIFSGMIAGQMGEGSVAAGVKHSCVLLFVSIITFNFII, translated from the coding sequence ATGAACCTTCGTTACTACCTCCGGGATCGGATCCGCAGGGACTCAGTCAGATATCAAAACCTTCACGTTGATATGATCTCTGCACGCATGGGCATGACAGTAGAGCAATACCTCTGGAGGTCAGTGAACATCGCAGTCCTCTGCGGGCTCCTTCTCGCCCTGTTCGGTTTTTTCTTCGGAGGTTCAATAGTCCTTTTTCTCAGAAGCGGCAATGTGGGTCTGTACAATGTTTTCAATCTTCAGCTGCCGGAATTTTTTTACACTGCTGCTTTTGGCCAGTACATTCAGGTACTCACGGTCGTGATCTGTTTTGCAGCAGGTACCTATGTTGCCTATGCAAGCCTGCTTAAGTTCCCGCACATTGAGAAGAGGAACCGGTCTATCCGGATCAACCTCACGCTGCATAACGCGGTCGCCTATATGTATTCGATGCGCCGCGGCGGCGCCCAGCTGATGGTCATCTTCCGCTCACTCTCAGAAAACTCCAATATTTACGGTGAGGTTGCACTGGAGTTCCGGCAGATCGTCCGGGACGCCGATTTCTTTGGCTATGACATGGTCTCCGCAATCCGTCACCTCTCTGAGACCACTCCCTCGGAGAAACTTAAAAATTTTCTTGAAGACCTCCTGTCGGTGATAGAGAGCGGCGGGGATATGTCCGAGTTCATGTCGATGAGGGTGCGGCTCTACCAGGACGAAGCACGCTTTGAGCAGAAACAGTTCTTAAATTTCCTTTCTATTGTTGCAGAATCGTATGTTACCATATTTGTTGCCGGGCCGCTCTTTTTGATCATCATCATGGTTGTCATGGGGATGATTGGTGGCGGTGCCGTTGTCCAGCTCTCCATGGTCACATATGCCCTCATACCTATCGGCTCGCTCATCTTCATTTTGCTCCTTGATATGATCTCGGTGAAAGCCGAGAAAAGTGAGCGGTATGTGAAGACCAAGGTGCTCGAAGAGTACGCAGATGTCCGGATTGTGAAGCGCGGGGGGGAGGCGTCGCTCTTTGCCCAGCTTGCCCATTATGACAAGATAAGGAATTTTACCCACCTTCTCAAACACCCGTTCGATAGCTTTGTACGCAACATCAACCACACGTTCTATATTACCGTCCCCATTGCCCTCATTTATGTCGTGACGATGCTCATATCCATTCCCCGATATTCCGATATTGAGATTCTTATCGATGTGGTTGATGACCATATCGTACTGGCACTTTTAATCGTGCTCATTCCCTATGCGGTTTTTTACGAGGTGTGGGCACGGAAGGTAACTGGCATCGAATCGCTTATCCCCGACTTCCTCGAGCGGATGGCGGGGATCAACCAGGTGGGACTTACCATTGCACAGGCGATAGCGATCATGGTCAATACCAACCTTGGCCTGCTCTCCTATGAGATACGGCGGATCAAACAGGATATGGACTGGGGGGCAAACTTTACCGAGGCGCTGATGCGTTTTGAAGAACGGGTCAGGACCCCCTCCATAGCCCGAACTGTCACGCTGATCACGAAGGCATCCGAGATGAGTGGATCGATCGGGGAGGTGCTCTCAATTGCATCCTCTGATTCGAAAATGACTGAAGTCCTGAGAAGGGAACGGTCCACGGAGATGTTCATCTACACGGCAATCATTTACCTCTCGTTTTTTGTCTTTCTGGCAGTTGTTGCCGTGCTCACCACACAGTTCCTTCCAGTCCTTGCCAATGTCTCACTGGGAAAACTTGCAAGTGCAGGATCCTTTTCCGCTATAAGCACAATCCCGATCCAGACGTTCGGGCGCCTGCTCTTCCATACATGCCTGATGCAGGCAATCTTTTCGGGCATGATCGCCGGACAGATGGGTGAGGGATCCGTTGCTGCCGGTGTCAAACATTCGTGTGTTCTTCTCTTCGTATCGATCATCACGTTTAACTTCATCATCTGA
- a CDS encoding TldD/PmbA family protein encodes MSEPTGIRYYDLRHVTGQSTLIDIDNGNVESAGTSFFNRAILRVLGPRGWGILQIDNFTPVPNKKFNKLLDSAVKLAAITRQDVKLHDAAQKALKVPVMKEDPRKVSIEEKTSLLAEIERAAALSEVVSRRANYIERSEQVTFSDSSGHEFSYEICRSGFNVLAVASRNGTMQMGYERNHSIRGFDLRHRQEFGRNAAEVAVSLLGAGHAKGGRMRAVLDPELAGVFAHEAVGHASEGDLVQEGNSVLAHKTGESISNNRLTIVDDPSLPEFGFEPFDAEGVAVRRTEIIKKGVVNAFLHSRETLAAVGNGIAGHARALGAEPPLVRMSNTYIENGDSTREEIMEVCKNGILLKGSRGGQVDPGRGVFQFNAEYGYLIEKGECTKMVRDVSLSGDILSTLHDILLCADDRAMHPGYCGKGGQSVPVSDGAPHVLLDNAVVGGSGMD; translated from the coding sequence ATGAGTGAGCCAACGGGAATCAGGTATTATGACCTGCGGCATGTAACAGGCCAGTCAACGCTTATTGACATTGACAATGGCAATGTGGAATCTGCCGGAACTTCATTTTTCAACCGCGCAATTCTCCGGGTGCTTGGCCCCCGTGGCTGGGGCATTCTCCAGATCGACAATTTTACACCAGTGCCAAATAAAAAATTCAACAAACTGCTTGACTCCGCCGTAAAACTCGCAGCGATAACCCGGCAGGATGTGAAACTGCATGATGCAGCCCAAAAAGCCCTTAAGGTTCCGGTGATGAAGGAAGACCCCCGAAAGGTAAGTATTGAGGAAAAGACCTCACTTCTCGCGGAGATTGAACGGGCAGCGGCACTCTCGGAAGTGGTCAGTCGACGGGCAAATTACATCGAACGGTCAGAGCAGGTAACATTCTCAGACAGCTCCGGGCACGAATTCTCATATGAGATCTGCCGGTCGGGGTTCAATGTGCTTGCCGTTGCATCGCGCAATGGAACCATGCAGATGGGTTATGAGCGGAATCACTCCATCCGCGGGTTTGATTTACGGCACCGGCAGGAATTCGGCAGGAATGCAGCAGAAGTTGCTGTTTCACTCCTTGGTGCCGGGCACGCAAAGGGTGGAAGAATGCGTGCGGTTCTGGACCCGGAGCTTGCCGGTGTTTTCGCCCACGAAGCTGTGGGGCACGCGAGCGAAGGGGACCTTGTTCAGGAGGGCAATTCCGTCCTTGCACACAAGACAGGCGAGAGCATCAGCAATAACCGGCTGACTATCGTTGATGACCCGTCACTTCCCGAGTTCGGATTTGAGCCGTTTGATGCGGAAGGTGTTGCCGTCCGGCGTACTGAAATCATCAAAAAGGGGGTGGTCAACGCGTTCCTGCACAGCCGGGAGACACTTGCTGCTGTAGGAAACGGCATCGCGGGGCATGCACGGGCTTTGGGGGCAGAACCCCCGCTTGTCCGGATGAGCAACACCTATATCGAGAACGGGGATTCGACACGCGAAGAGATTATGGAGGTATGCAAAAACGGCATCCTGCTAAAGGGTTCGCGGGGAGGACAGGTCGACCCGGGCCGTGGTGTCTTCCAGTTCAATGCAGAGTATGGCTACCTGATCGAGAAAGGTGAGTGCACAAAGATGGTGCGGGACGTATCGCTATCCGGAGATATCCTCTCAACACTGCACGACATCCTTTTGTGTGCAGATGACAGGGCAATGCATCCGGGGTACTGCGGCAAAGGTGGACAGAGTGTACCAGTAAGCGACGGGGCACCGCATGTCCTGCTCGATAACGCGGTGGTTGGTGGCAGTGGCATGGATTGA